Below is a window of Onychostoma macrolepis isolate SWU-2019 chromosome 06, ASM1243209v1, whole genome shotgun sequence DNA.
CAATTCATAGAAAACACGAAAGAAATCTCAATCTGATGCTGGCATAAAAAAAGTGGTGACAAAACATACGAAACTGATTTTCACAGTTTCGTAtgggggtagtcgtggcctaatggttagggagtcagGCTTGTAAtaaaggttgctggttcgattctcgtgccggcaggaattgaaggtggggattgtgaatgaacagcactctctccaccttcgataccatgacttaggtggccttgagcaaggcaccgaacccctaattgctccccgggcgctggagcaaggctgcccactgctccgggtgtgtgttcactgtgtgtgtgtgtgcacttggatgggttaaatgcagagcaccatttcgagtatgggtcaccatacttgacaatatgtcacgacttaacttaacttaacaaATACAGCATTCCTTTATAatgaagataaaaataaattaacagagATGGCCAGAGCCAGTAATGCAATTTCCTaatcattataattatattacgTTTTCTATTATGGCAAGGTAATCTTATTAGCATCATATGATTTGGCAGAATGCCATCAGAGACTGTAAAAGACAGAGCAATCGTAGCACTAAAGGCAGCAGCTTTAGGAATGGATGTCCTACCTTCCTTCGAAACACAATTTTGGCAAACCGTTATGCAAATTGGCTAGAGAGAGATTAGTATAAAAAGCTATACTGGTTAACAATTTATTTCTCCACTTTTTCattcaacattttaatataaataatgtcCATTTTTATTCCATGTTGACTTTTAATTCAAAAAGCCTGGGAAAATCATCTACTGCTTGTGTGGTGTAGAGCTTCTTACATTTTTTCAATTAGCTGTTTCTCATCCAACGCATTAGGTAGATCTCTCTTATTCCCGAGCACCAACAcctgaaacacaaaaacattcataagaacTGATGCAATGAAGATAAGCAATTATGTGCTGTAAAAACAAGGGCAAGTGGCTTACAGGGATTCCTTGTAACTGTGGCTTGTCTAAAAGATTATGCAGCTCGTTTCTGGAAGCTTCAACCTTCTCCCGGTCTGCTGCGTCCACCATGTACctttgagagaaaatgaaaaagaaatgatagaatgcacattttattactttataattaaaaatatgtccTCTTTGCATCACAGAAGATGGATGCATTAATACTTACACAATTGCATTCACCCCACGACAGTATCGCTCCCACATGCTCCTGAACCTCGGCTGACCTCCTATATCCCAGATCTGCACAATCATCAGATCCATGttagtttaagtatttattgtttataaataatcttgCACCTTATATTTCTTCTGAATCCCAAGAAGCCTAGATTAATCATTAGGACCAAACCTTGATGGTGACGTTGCCTTTTGTGACCTTCCTCATGTTGAACCCAACAGTTGGAATCATGTCTTCGCTAAACTGGCCTGACTGgaggaaataaaaaaagagatagCGGATATTAACTCATGGAACTGCTTTCATTATTTCACcttaaacagttttgtttttttggtggtTTTGACGCCCAATTCTTTTCCTGTTGCTGTAAGCGTAGGCCTGCAGTCACTGGTATTTAAGGGCCTCCCatcagaaacatttatttgatctatgATTCATAGTGAaagtttaaacaaaaaaaaaaaatcaagccaGGAAATTTCTGCGTGGTATATTGCGATCTACTGTACTAACCTACCGAAATTCTAAAATTCAGGTCACTGCCAAGTAAAGGTTTTGTACAGAAAAATATGCAATCGACACCATCATGGCACCAAACGTTTAACTGTTTGAGAGCCTGTAAATTGATGTGTCATTTTGCAGTTGCAATAGAAGTTCATACATTTCTCATGCTTTTTTCAAACAACTCAATCTCAAAAAGAAATCTGTCATCCCATTTAGCAATTCATCTTTTGTACTATAAGTCACGTCATTAATAACCACTAATGAGCTAGGACTATTTGAATTGCACATCTAAACCACAAGACCACCTCTCCTGCATTGAATTAGTTTTGATGTGGTCTGCCATTAATGGGGAAAATTCCCTCCCCATAAACACTTTCCCTTATTTGTCACGCTGTTGCCAGTAAAACGTTCTAAACATTACGACCACCTCCCAGTATTCTGACATACTCATTCAGTTCTTGACTGCATAATCATATCTGCAGATGTACTTCCCTCCACTGGCTATTAATAGTGATTATCTGCGTCAGcctgataataaaaaatatgccAATGTTGAATTTTTAGCAAAGATAGCTATATCATGATGCTTACTACACCATGCTATAAAACTATTCATAGTgagatataagattttggtcacaACTCCCATAAGTAGTATATTCGGTTTTTTGTtaagtgtacagtatgtatcaTACTAAAGCAATAAATGACAATGGAAATAACTGGAAATAACATACTTCATTTTTAGAACATGAATTTTGTCACTCAATCAAGCAAACTAAAACACTGAATCTCGCTTCTCTGTGAATTCTAATTACTTAACAGCGTGTTTACTAAGTGGAGAATATGCATGTTGCCCTGCAGTACACCATACAAAAACAATAGCTAAAGATTGCGGTGTCAACATCTCTGGCTGCATGGCTCTTGAGTCAGCAGTAAAGATAACTAGCTCCTTGATACCATCAGCCATCATTGCTCAGAGATCCAGACAGAGCTGGGTAAGTCAACAAGACTATTCTGACAGAGTTTGTTTGAGCAACAGGTGCAAACAGGGCAGGGCAGAAGCTCCCGCATCTCTGTGCCCTGATGAAAACATAATTGCACTTGTTGCTCCATTTGAACAATTAATGAGACATCAGTTCACACATGGTCACCTCAGGAGATACAATTTCCACCTGAGGCTCTGAAATGATTAAACAGCAAGAATCTATATAGAGATGGTGCAGTGAAGACAGCAAAAACTGTTCTCCTGGAGGCTATGAGGTAGCAATTCATTACATGATGCATCAAAAATTCAGCTGCAGTATGCCTggtcagaaaacacaaaataaacaaataaatatatatttttaaaatctgtactGTTTGCCTTACatatccataaaaatattaaataataataacaattatgcGTTCCTTTCTATATAATCAGGAATTCatatttactaaataaaaaagaaacgcGTTTAAACCACCTTCTGTGATTCAGAGTTGAGGTGGTCTCCTTGATGAGGGAAATTCCCTCGTCTGCTTTTCCACATCTAGCAAtatgtgaccacaaaaccagtcataagcagcaacaatacattgtatgggtcaaaatgattgatttttcttttatgccaaaaatcattaaagatcatgttccatgaagatattttgtaaattttctaccgtaaatatatcaaaacttcatttttgattagcaatatgcactggtaagaacttaatttggacaacttttaaaggtgattttcttgcaccctcagattccagattttcaaatagttgtatctcggccatcctaacaaacaatacatcaatggaaaggttatatattcagctttcagattatgtataagtctcaatttaaaaacataaataaataaaaaataaaaagacccttatgactggttttgtggtccgggTCCTTATTAAATATGTCAACATTTTATCAGAAAAggcagcttaatattttattaagtcCTATATTCTGAAGTGTATTCTTTTACTGTGTGAACTCTGTATTTGGTGCATTGACCCAACTCAACATTTAACATAAATACTATGAACTGGTGAATATTCAAATTACATGATGCAAAATGATATTTCATGAAGTTTAGGTGATGAATCTGACTTTCCTAACCACATGATATGTACACCACTGCTTATGAAGGGGCTTCAGGTTTTAAGACTTCCCTTTAGCATACTCATGATTCATAAGCATGCTAGGCATGCAGAAGATCTTGAGCTTCAAAGAGCTCTCCATCAAAAGGCCAATCAGACCTATTCGGGAGAGGAACATTCTGAAAAATTTTTCAAGAAAGTCCACACGTGCTCTCCAACAGTTTGAAAGAAGTGATTCCAGAAGACATAACTACAAATACAGGCATCAAATAAGGCAAATGCTCACAGCCTTTTGAGCAATACAAATGAAATTTGAAAAGCTTTCTTAGTTTACCACAGTAAAAGACACATTTTAACCTTACAGTATCTATCCTTCTACCAAGGCAGATAAAGAAGAAATGTAACTGAACTACTGTGACCTGCACATTATCTTATTGTGTACTCATGCACCAAATCACATGATGAAGACGTCACTTGACCAGGAAGAACCGCATTAAAATGAGTCTGAGTCTTGTGACTAATGGCAGAAACTCCCACATTGTCtaaactcacacaaacacacatacagtgcattcaaaaatgcacacacagacagacggtggatctctttcttgttttttaGATGACTGACAAACTTGGTGACTGTACACTAAATATATAGATTACTTTCacattgataaaaatatttgatttcaaataaattctgttcttttgaactttgtattcattaaagaatcctgtttccacaaaaaaaaaaaaaaaatacaaaaaataagcagcacaactgtttttaacactgattcAAAGAAACTTGTAATAATAGAGTAAAACTGAATCATCCAAGGAACACTATCTATGCAGAATGCTATCATTAAGACATAAAAATAAGGTTGAATGACCCTTACACCACGCACTAAAAACACGATCAGACCGGCTCCTAAACATAAAGTGCCTTTAAATACATCAAAAAGACGGTACTGCGTACTGCAATTCTGTAACTATACTTTAAAGATCAGAACTGATGCTATGTCCACATTAAGGAGGAAGGATTAAAGATACATCAGAATAACTCAGAAAATCTGTTTCTTCAccatttaagaatgttttttcATCATTGCACAATACTATTATAATTACACTAAACCTTTAACTACCTGAGCCATATTTTCTATTTACAACAATTACTTTTGTGCATTGCTCTGTCTTTAGATCGGATTAGGGTCAGGGTTAGGAATGATCTTGAAAACAAGTGCAACATTCTTGAGCGTAAGAGGTTATATATGCtactattgtttttttgactTCAAATGTGGTCCAGTCAAGACTCAAGGCACTTGTTGCACCAACAATTCAACTCAATCCAATGCAGAGAAATAGTATGTATTATTAGAAACTTAGTGACATATAGGCTTGTGCAGAACAAGTATCAAGCAGCATATCACTGTCTTGCCTGTATATGTGCAAAGACTCAAACTCACTTTTGATCGATGGTACCTGCATTGATAAATACTGATGTTGTGGAGAAGATAAAGCAAGATGACTCATGTGCTTCCTAGATCTCATATCCAGTTTCTCAACAGCAAAAACAAGCTCATCAAGGGAACAGCAACTGGATATTTGAGCATGAAATCCGCTTATGATTTattaactgaaatattaatcAGTCTTGGTTAATCTCATTCTTCTTTAAAGGTGCACTCAGTAGATTGTTCACGTTTATCTGGCTCTTATCTGTTCCTATAATAGAACTTCCATATAATAGACAATCTTTAATACAATTTCAGTGTGGGTTTTTTTCCCCGAATTGTTGGTAGTTTGTGTTTTATGCGGCTATGACTGCTACCACGTACTGTCACTAGAAAGGTATGGCTGTTTGCAGGACAGCAATACATGGTGCACCTATGATGgttgtgttatttttaaatattattaataacaacaacactaTAAATTGCAAGGTTGATCATATGAAGCCAACATGGTGGCGCCAAGTAAAATAGACCTGCTttttctaaaagaaaaaaaaatactgatacATCTGGGGTCCTCACATCATAATATTTCTCAAAGGGAAAttgcctaaaaaaaaattaattagaaaaaataGTGAAAGTGAAAGCTGGGAATTCACTGGGTTGTAAATTCTCATGCATGGGATTGGAATATGTTACTCCAATCACTCCTGCATGATTTATTCTTTACTTCTCAGCTCTTTCATGATCAAAAACACTCTTTATGCATACATAACATCCATAAAATTAACCTATAACAGCTACATCTAGTTAGTTTTAGTTGGATTTTAATTTCTCTCTAGAACTGAGATCAAGAAAACAAATGGTTAAACTGAGTTGACATTATTACAAGTAGTTTTTGGCGTAAGTGATATATGGAGCTCATTTTACAATGTGTATTTAGTAAACTGTCAACTGAGGTCAAAACAAACCAACCACTACGCAATCAAATTATTGATGGGCATCTGGGAGCTAATGTTAGCCGGTTAGCTTTCCCAAAAACGTAGAATTACATCCTCTAAGTAGATGTTATATACTGTGCATTCAGGTTAACCTAGCTCCATTATCTATTATCAGTAAGCAAGCGTGTTAAGTGCCTGGCGTACTGAACTGACATCCAGTCTCTTGGATTTGTTGAACTAGCTCATGCTAACCGCAAACACTCACCGCGATTACGTTAACAAACGTCGTTTTTCCCGAGTATTGCAGCCCGACGAGGGTTAACTCCATTTCTTCCTTCCAGAAGAGAGACTTAAACCAGTCCAGGAGGCGGTTAATGAGTGCCAACATATTGATGCTGGATTAAACAGGTCTGTGTTGGTTTTGGTTGTTTGCAATGTTTTTCACCACTAGAATCGTAACGTAGTGTTTGGGAGGAACTGACCGCTGTCATATGACTGTGAAACGTTTGCGAACTCGGAGTGTGTCATGCGAGTTGAAGCTGCGCCACTCTTGCGCAGGCCTGCAGTAGCCTACCAATGGAAAGTTATTTCAGCGATTCAGTCCAGTGTGtctttaatgtcataattaGTACTGTCCCCATTACAGCGTAAAAACCATATGTAGCCATATACTACTGCTGTTAACGGGTTTTCATCCAGTTATGGTAAAGTTTTAACTTTAACTAACATTAACCATTAATATGCCTACTACGTATCATAAATTAGAGTAgcctatttattcatctttaacGTTAGTTGATGAAacatacaactgttcattgttagttcatgttgctcagatccattaaataatattaatagacactttttaatattaataagctacatgttaaaaaaataggcctaagttaaaagatgaaatatgtttcattgttagtttatgttaaCGAATATAGCtgattaatgttaacaaatggaaagttattgtaaagtgttattagtttttattaactGTGGTgttttagttgttgttgttccCATTATACAGCTTATAAAATTATGTAGatcctaaaatatatttagcatgtacaataaacaataataaaatacatttacatttcttgGTAAGAAAAGTCATTGTAATGCAATGCTACAACTCTATATATTGGCCAATGAccataatacaatttaataattgaaaataagaTGTATACACAAAATTGCTGAAACTTGTTTTTTCGAtattcaccaaaaaaataaaaataaaaataaaacatgtctATCAGCATGTCCATTGATGTAGTACCAGTgtcaatatttacaatattttactaTTTCAAATGCATGGTCAAAAGTATTCAAATGATGGATTTGGTATGTACCGAACCTGTAAACTAAAGAAAGTGAACTATAGAAAGTattgacattgaaaaataagtGTGCTTAACAGATGTGAAATAACTATAAAATTAAAGCAGGAATAGCACATACAAGCAAACAGAGAACAAACCACCCTACCTCATAGTTCTCATGTGACAAAAGAAAAATCAGATGaacgtcattaaaaaaaataaaaataaataaaagacaaatatgAAGCATTAAATACTAAAAAGGCATGCTGTTGTGTCTGTTAATCTTTGGTCCAATACTTATGAGGTATTTCTTCTATACTGTACATTGCCATGTCCCCAAGGTAAATCTGTTGTGAAACCTTacataatgtttaattaaacacGTTGCTTGATTGCATAATGCAAACTGTTCTCTGCTCTTgtaaaaacttttaacagtttttacaCTTACAAGGTAACATATAAAGTTGACAGGAAGCATCACTCCTGTTGTGCATCTTGTATAAATCCAAATTTAGCATCAGAGCAAACAGAAACATGTCACCTTCTGCTCATTCCTCCTCATATGAATCAGTTTTCGAAACTGAGATGATGACACCTTTGTGCAGTGTTCTTCACATTACAGAGAACCTTTAAGGAAAGCTGTTTACATCATGTCTGCAAGGGACTTCCAAGAGCTCTGTCTTGGATTCCTTTACCTCACCCTCTTCCTCCTTGGATAATTTGCAACTGCATGGATCTGAGGGAAATCCCATCCTATGTGTGCACGGCGGTTTGCTTACTGTGGAAAGACAATTATATCAGacgtgaaaagaaaaaaaaagtttgcaaaaGGTTTACTAGTATTAGACTTATATATAGATAACTAGAAATTGGACAGACATGAAAACGTAACTTACTTTTTGTGAGCATCTTGtatttgaaaattttaaaagcCATATACATGATAAAAACTAGGCAGGTCAACAGAGTGACTGTTAAACAGGCCACCATGAAAGAATGAGTAGTCTGACTCCCGTTGTTTTGTGCCCCTTGGTCTCCTGGGTGAAATAAATGCTCTTAGGTTATATATCAATTTTAGgcttaatttttaattacaaatatagGATATGAATGGAAATCCATGGTCAACAGGCATATGAGCCCCATGACAGAACGTGTTGAACATGTCAGCAGTAAAAAGTACAAACCAGAAG
It encodes the following:
- the arl8ba gene encoding ADP-ribosylation factor-like protein 8B-A, whose translation is MLALINRLLDWFKSLFWKEEMELTLVGLQYSGKTTFVNVIASGQFSEDMIPTVGFNMRKVTKGNVTIKIWDIGGQPRFRSMWERYCRGVNAIVYMVDAADREKVEASRNELHNLLDKPQLQGIPVLVLGNKRDLPNALDEKQLIEKMNLAAIQDREICCYSISCKEKDNIDITLQWLIQHSKSRRS